From Saccopteryx leptura isolate mSacLep1 chromosome 3, mSacLep1_pri_phased_curated, whole genome shotgun sequence, one genomic window encodes:
- the LOC136398597 gene encoding uncharacterized protein, whose product MILTTDLSRERDPGLLSVLTPSSVLMQPATSRPPPREPLPRHHRCLALSSGHPSPAPRAALRPPPGTPPRHHARPRALLRAPLPRHHAPPRALLRAPLPGTTVASRSPPQAPLPRHHRRLCSPPGTPPPAPPPPRALLPGHPSPGTTVASRSPPRAPLPRHHRHLALSSGHPSPGTTVASHPPPGTPPPAPRPPRALLPGHPSPSTTRRLALSSGHPSPGTTRIRTAPTRTRSFPRARARDLQEHGEETGDPEVSGGGMLTDPQEWLRTAAVLHPSTPAQLVHLLCPPAPFNTGTAGAPPVSPGTFNTSTAGAPPVSPRHPSTPAQLHPSTPAQLVHLLCPPRHLNTSTAGAPPVSPPAPFNTGTAAQLVHLLCPRAPCNTSTAGAPPVSPGTLQHRHSWCTSCVLPGTSTPAQLVHLLCPPGTLQHQHSWCTSCVLPGTSTPAQLVHLLCPPAPFNTGTAGAPPVSSPAPQHRHSWCTSCVPPAPFNTSTAGAPPVSPGIFNTSTAAGAPPVSPRHPSTPAQLVHLLCPPRHLNTSTAGAPPVSPRHPSTPAQLVHLLCPPRHLNTSTAGAPPVSPRHPSTPAQLVHLLCPPCALNTSTAAQLVHLLCPPAPFNTSTAGAPPVSPGTLQHQHSWCTSCVPPAPFNTGTAGAPPVSPGTLQHRHSCTAGAPPVSPRAPFNTGTAGAPPVSPLRPSTPAQLVHLLCPPGHPSTPAQLVHLLCPPCALQHRHSWCTSCVPPTPFNTSTAGAPPVSPPAPFNTSTAGAPPVSPGTFNTSTAGAPPVSPRAPCNTSTAGAPPVSPRAPCNTSTAGAPPVSPRHPSTPAQLLHLLCPPAPFNTSTAGAPPVSPGTLQHRHSWCTSCVPPAPQHQHSWCTSCVPPAPFNTSTAAERRSQTAAFCPKHLASPWPGSPPPVSSGPPPRITRRAPGTVDFNRI is encoded by the exons ATGATTCTCACAACTGACTTGTCCCGTGAGCGAGACCCGGGCCTTCTGTCTGTCCTCACCCCGAGCTCTGTTCTTATGCAACCTGCCACTTCGCGCCCTCCTCCCCGGGAACCCCTCCCCCGGCACCACCGTTGCCTCGCGCTCTCCTCTGGGCACCCCTCCCCGGCACCACGCGCGGCCTTGCGCCCTCCTCCGGGCACCCCACCCCGGCACCACGCGCGGCCTCGCGCCCTCCTCCGGGCACCCCTCCCCCGGCACCACGCGCCGCCTCGCGCCCTCCTCCGGGCACCCCTCCCCGGCACCACCGTCGCCTCGCGCTCTCCTCCCCAGGCACCCCTCCCCCGGCACCACCGCCGCCTCTGCTCTCCTCCGGGCACCCCACCCCCGGCACCACCGCCGCCTCGCGCTCTCCTCCCCGGGCACCCCTCCCCCGGCACCACCGTCGCCTCGCGCTCTCCTCCCCGGGCACCCCTCCCCCGGCACCACCGCCACCTCGCGCTCTCCTCCGGGCACCCCTCCCCCGGCACCACCGTCGCCTCGCACCCTCCTCcgggcacccctcccccagcaccaCGGCCACCTCGCGCTCTCCTCCCcgggcacccctcccccagcaccaCGCGCCGCCTCGCGCTCTCCTCCGGGCACCCCTCCCCCGGCACCACGCGGATCCGCACAGCCCCCACCCGCACACGGAGCTTCCCACGCGCCAGAGCTCGTG ACCTGCAGGAGCACGGTGAGGAGACCGGAGACCCGGAGGTCTCGGGAGGAGGCATGCTGACAGACCCCCAGGAGTGGCTACGAACAGCAGCGGTCCT GCACCCTTCAACACCggcacagctggtgcacctcctgtgtcccccggcacccttcaacaccggcacagctggtgcacctcctgtgtccccgGGCACCTTCAACACTagcacagctggtgcacctcctgtgtccccccggcacccttcaacaccagcacagctg cacccttcaacaccagcacagctggtgcacctcctgtgtcctccccggCACCtcaacaccagcacagctggtgcacctcctgtgtcccccccggcacccttcaacaccggcacagctg cacagctggtgcacctcctgtgtccccgGGCACCCTGcaacaccagcacagctggtgcacctcctgtgtcccccggcacccttcaacaccggcacagctggtgcacctcctgtgtcctccccggCACCTCAACACCggcacagctggtgcacctcctgtgtccccccggcacccttcaacaccagcacagctggtgcacctcctgtgtcctccccggCACCtcaacaccagcacagctggtgcacctcctgtgtcccccggcacccttcaacaccggcacagctggtgcacctcctgtgtcctccccggCACCTCAACACCggcacagctggtgcacctcctgtgtccccccggcacccttcaacaccagcacagctggtgcacctcctgtgtccccgGGCATcttcaacaccagcacagctg ctggtgcacctcctgtgtccccccggcacccttcaacaccggcacagctggtgcacctcctgtgtcctccccggCACCtcaacaccagcacagctggtgcacctcctgtgtccccccggcacccttcaacaccggcacagctggtgcacctcctgtgtcctccccggCACCtcaacaccagcacagctggtgcacctcctgtgtccccccggcacccttcaacaccagcacagctggtgcacctcctgtgtcccccctGCGCCCtcaacaccagcacagctg cacagctggtgcacctcctgtgtcccccggcacccttcaacaccagcacagctggtgcacctcctgtgtccccgGGCACCCTGcaacaccagcacagctggtgcacctcctgtgtccccccggcacccttcaacaccggcacagctggtgcacctcctgtgtcccccggcacccttcaacaccggcacagctg cacagctggtgcacctcctgtgtccccccgGGCACCCTTCAACACCggcacagctggtgcacctcctgtgtcccccctgcgcccttcaacaccagcacagctggtgcacctcctgtgtccccccgGGCACCCTTCAACACCggcacagctggtgcacctcctgtgtcccccctGCGCCCTTCAACACCggcacagctggtgcacctcctgtgtccccccgacacccttcaacaccagcacagctggtgcacctcctgtgtcccccccggcacccttcaacaccagcacagctggtgcacctcctgtgtccccgGGCAccttcaacaccagcacagctggtgcacctcctgtgtccccccgGGCACCCTGcaacaccagcacagctggtgcacctcctgtgtccccccgGGCACCCTGcaacaccagcacagctggtgcacctcctgtgtccccccgacacccttcaacaccagcacagctgctgcacctcctgtgtcccccggcacccttcaacaccagcacagctggtgcacctcctgtgtccccgGGCACCCTTCAACACCggcacagctggtgcacctcctgtgtccccccgGCACCtcaacaccagcacagctggtgcacctcctgtgtccccccggcacccttcaacaccagcacagctg